A genomic stretch from Vulpes lagopus strain Blue_001 chromosome 11, ASM1834538v1, whole genome shotgun sequence includes:
- the LOC121471939 gene encoding interferon-activable protein 203-like isoform X1, which yields MESEYKKIILLKGLEPINDYQFSIIKSLLAHDLGLTLNMQKEYNKVKIADLMEKKFPGVACVNKLIDLFKEMQECEDIVINLRNGKRKVMRQSRGKETIPVKKIKPGASSTEESTSTADGASGSVHDTPESKKQKSKTTPKGGKKKVQPTQQQSQLPEPSATSTQSAGSSLQGPQQPPATPCSSGSTKKKNMKTTTKDESGRMQPPQEQSQLPEPSATSTRSPGSSLQAPQQPPATPCSSGSTKNGRGADELKDTFKRMNISSEPTQPPRPPRNSGRAAQPCVPSSHPPAAAPTSLASVKKPRLKAIPREAAREEGVQKGPKKVMVLKATEPFVYDTVEPEKKMFHATVATESQFFQVKVFQVNLKEKFVSKNIITISDYVGRNGFLEVYDASSVSDVSADQKMDVSSGLIQKANATPKISDLYLQKPGTFVNGIYEVHKKNVLNEQIISYEIKDNTGEMEVWVYGRLTKVDCEEGDKLRLTCFELSDNVKKLRSVIHSFMKVIKSRKNKKQPLDPDSHMEPSP from the exons ATGGAGAGTGAGTACAAGAAGATTATTCTGCTGAAAGGACTGGAGCCCATCAATGACTACCAGTTTAGCATAATCAAGTCCCTACTGGCCCATGATTTGGGACTGACTTTAAACATGCAAAAAGAATATAACAAGGTCAAGATTGCCGACCTGATGGAAAAGAAGTTCCCAGGGGTTGCCTGCGTGAACAAGCTAATAGACCTGTTCAAGGAAATGCAAGAATGTGAAGACATTGTTATAAATCTtcgaaatggaaagagaaaag TTATGAGgcaaagcagaggaaaagaaacaatacctgtgaagaaaataaagccgGGTGCATCCAGCACTGAGGAATCCACATCTACCGCAGACGGGGCTTCGGGATCAGTCCATGATACACCTGAGTCCAAG aaacagaaaagcaaaaccacaCCAAAAGGTGGAAAGAAGAAGGTGCAGCCAACCCAGCAACAGAGTCAGCTTCCAGAACCTTCTGCAACAAGTACCCAGTCAGCTGGGAGCTCCCTTCAGGGTCCTCAGCAGCCTCCAGCAACCCCATGCAGCAGTGGCTCCACCAAG aaaaagaatatgaaaaccaCAACAAAAGATGAATCTGGGAGGATGCAGCCACCGCAGGAACAGAGTCAGCTTCCAGAACCTTCTGCAACCAGTACCCGGTCACCTGGCAGCTCCCTCCAGGCTCCTCAGCAGCCTCCAGCAACCCCATGCAGCAGTGGCTCCACCAAG AACGGCAGAGGCGCCGATGAGCTGAAGGACACTTTCAAAAGGATGAACATATCCTCGGAGCCCACGCAGCCGCCCAGGCCGCCCCGGAACAGCGGGCGCGCAGCCCAGCCCTGCGTCCCCAGCTCACACCCGCCAGCGGCAGCTCCCACCAGCCTCGCCTCGGTCAAG AAACCAAGATTGAAGGCTATACCTAGAGAAGCTGCCAGAGAAGAGGGTGTCCAGAAGGGCCCCAAGAAAGTGATGGTGCTGAAAGCAACAGAACCGTTTGTATATGATACTGTGGAGCCGGAGAAAAAGATGTTCCATGCCACTGTAGCTACTGAGAGCCAATTCTTCCAAGTGAAGGTTTTCCAGGTCAACCTGAAGGAAAAGTTCGTCTCAAAGAACATCATCACCATATCAGATTATGTTGGTCGCAATGGGTTTCTGGAGGTGTACGATGCCTCTTCTGTGTCTGATGTCAGCGCTGACCAAAAGATGGACGTCTCAAGCGGACTGATCCAAAAGGCAAATGCAACTCCAAAAATCAGTGATCTTTACTTGCAAAAGCCAGGAACGTTTGTGAATGGGATATATGAGGTGCACAAG AAAAACGtgttaaatgaacaaatcatTTCGTATGAGATAAAAGATAATACAGGGGAGATGGAGGTCTGGGTGTATGGACGACTGACCAAAGTCGACTGTGAGGAAGGCGATAAACTCAGACTTACCTGCTTTGAACTAAGTGACAATGTGAAGAAGCTGAGATCTGTAATTCACAGTTTCATGAAG GTCATCAAGTCCAGGAAGAACAAGAAACAACCACTCGATCCTGATTCACATATGGAACCCTCACCATGA
- the LOC121471939 gene encoding myeloid cell nuclear differentiation antigen-like isoform X3, producing MESEYKKIILLKGLEPINDYQFSIIKSLLAHDLGLTLNMQKEYNKVKIADLMEKKFPGVACVNKLIDLFKEMQECEDIVINLRNGKRKVMRQSRGKETIPVKKIKPGASSTEESTSTADGASGSVHDTPESKKQKSKTTPKGGKKKVQPTQQQSQLPEPSATSTQSAGSSLQGPQQPPATPCSSGSTKNGRGADELKDTFKRMNISSEPTQPPRPPRNSGRAAQPCVPSSHPPAAAPTSLASVKKPRLKAIPREAAREEGVQKGPKKVMVLKATEPFVYDTVEPEKKMFHATVATESQFFQVKVFQVNLKEKFVSKNIITISDYVGRNGFLEVYDASSVSDVSADQKMDVSSGLIQKANATPKISDLYLQKPGTFVNGIYEVHKKNVLNEQIISYEIKDNTGEMEVWVYGRLTKVDCEEGDKLRLTCFELSDNVKKLRSVIHSFMKVIKSRKNKKQPLDPDSHMEPSP from the exons ATGGAGAGTGAGTACAAGAAGATTATTCTGCTGAAAGGACTGGAGCCCATCAATGACTACCAGTTTAGCATAATCAAGTCCCTACTGGCCCATGATTTGGGACTGACTTTAAACATGCAAAAAGAATATAACAAGGTCAAGATTGCCGACCTGATGGAAAAGAAGTTCCCAGGGGTTGCCTGCGTGAACAAGCTAATAGACCTGTTCAAGGAAATGCAAGAATGTGAAGACATTGTTATAAATCTtcgaaatggaaagagaaaag TTATGAGgcaaagcagaggaaaagaaacaatacctgtgaagaaaataaagccgGGTGCATCCAGCACTGAGGAATCCACATCTACCGCAGACGGGGCTTCGGGATCAGTCCATGATACACCTGAGTCCAAG aaacagaaaagcaaaaccacaCCAAAAGGTGGAAAGAAGAAGGTGCAGCCAACCCAGCAACAGAGTCAGCTTCCAGAACCTTCTGCAACAAGTACCCAGTCAGCTGGGAGCTCCCTTCAGGGTCCTCAGCAGCCTCCAGCAACCCCATGCAGCAGTGGCTCCACCAAG AACGGCAGAGGCGCCGATGAGCTGAAGGACACTTTCAAAAGGATGAACATATCCTCGGAGCCCACGCAGCCGCCCAGGCCGCCCCGGAACAGCGGGCGCGCAGCCCAGCCCTGCGTCCCCAGCTCACACCCGCCAGCGGCAGCTCCCACCAGCCTCGCCTCGGTCAAG AAACCAAGATTGAAGGCTATACCTAGAGAAGCTGCCAGAGAAGAGGGTGTCCAGAAGGGCCCCAAGAAAGTGATGGTGCTGAAAGCAACAGAACCGTTTGTATATGATACTGTGGAGCCGGAGAAAAAGATGTTCCATGCCACTGTAGCTACTGAGAGCCAATTCTTCCAAGTGAAGGTTTTCCAGGTCAACCTGAAGGAAAAGTTCGTCTCAAAGAACATCATCACCATATCAGATTATGTTGGTCGCAATGGGTTTCTGGAGGTGTACGATGCCTCTTCTGTGTCTGATGTCAGCGCTGACCAAAAGATGGACGTCTCAAGCGGACTGATCCAAAAGGCAAATGCAACTCCAAAAATCAGTGATCTTTACTTGCAAAAGCCAGGAACGTTTGTGAATGGGATATATGAGGTGCACAAG AAAAACGtgttaaatgaacaaatcatTTCGTATGAGATAAAAGATAATACAGGGGAGATGGAGGTCTGGGTGTATGGACGACTGACCAAAGTCGACTGTGAGGAAGGCGATAAACTCAGACTTACCTGCTTTGAACTAAGTGACAATGTGAAGAAGCTGAGATCTGTAATTCACAGTTTCATGAAG GTCATCAAGTCCAGGAAGAACAAGAAACAACCACTCGATCCTGATTCACATATGGAACCCTCACCATGA
- the LOC121471939 gene encoding interferon-activable protein 203-like isoform X2, which yields MESEYKKIILLKGLEPINDYQFSIIKSLLAHDLGLTLNMQKEYNKVKIADLMEKKFPGVACVNKLIDLFKEMQECEDIVINLRNGKRKVMRQSRGKETIPVKKIKPGASSTEESTSTADGASGSVHDTPESKKQKSKTTPKGGKKKVQPTQQQSQLPEPSATSTQSAGSSLQGPQQPPATPCSSGSTKKKNMKTTTKDESGRMQPPQEQSQLPEPSATSTRSPGSSLQAPQQPPATPCSSGSTKKPRLKAIPREAAREEGVQKGPKKVMVLKATEPFVYDTVEPEKKMFHATVATESQFFQVKVFQVNLKEKFVSKNIITISDYVGRNGFLEVYDASSVSDVSADQKMDVSSGLIQKANATPKISDLYLQKPGTFVNGIYEVHKKNVLNEQIISYEIKDNTGEMEVWVYGRLTKVDCEEGDKLRLTCFELSDNVKKLRSVIHSFMKVIKSRKNKKQPLDPDSHMEPSP from the exons ATGGAGAGTGAGTACAAGAAGATTATTCTGCTGAAAGGACTGGAGCCCATCAATGACTACCAGTTTAGCATAATCAAGTCCCTACTGGCCCATGATTTGGGACTGACTTTAAACATGCAAAAAGAATATAACAAGGTCAAGATTGCCGACCTGATGGAAAAGAAGTTCCCAGGGGTTGCCTGCGTGAACAAGCTAATAGACCTGTTCAAGGAAATGCAAGAATGTGAAGACATTGTTATAAATCTtcgaaatggaaagagaaaag TTATGAGgcaaagcagaggaaaagaaacaatacctgtgaagaaaataaagccgGGTGCATCCAGCACTGAGGAATCCACATCTACCGCAGACGGGGCTTCGGGATCAGTCCATGATACACCTGAGTCCAAG aaacagaaaagcaaaaccacaCCAAAAGGTGGAAAGAAGAAGGTGCAGCCAACCCAGCAACAGAGTCAGCTTCCAGAACCTTCTGCAACAAGTACCCAGTCAGCTGGGAGCTCCCTTCAGGGTCCTCAGCAGCCTCCAGCAACCCCATGCAGCAGTGGCTCCACCAAG aaaaagaatatgaaaaccaCAACAAAAGATGAATCTGGGAGGATGCAGCCACCGCAGGAACAGAGTCAGCTTCCAGAACCTTCTGCAACCAGTACCCGGTCACCTGGCAGCTCCCTCCAGGCTCCTCAGCAGCCTCCAGCAACCCCATGCAGCAGTGGCTCCACCAAG AAACCAAGATTGAAGGCTATACCTAGAGAAGCTGCCAGAGAAGAGGGTGTCCAGAAGGGCCCCAAGAAAGTGATGGTGCTGAAAGCAACAGAACCGTTTGTATATGATACTGTGGAGCCGGAGAAAAAGATGTTCCATGCCACTGTAGCTACTGAGAGCCAATTCTTCCAAGTGAAGGTTTTCCAGGTCAACCTGAAGGAAAAGTTCGTCTCAAAGAACATCATCACCATATCAGATTATGTTGGTCGCAATGGGTTTCTGGAGGTGTACGATGCCTCTTCTGTGTCTGATGTCAGCGCTGACCAAAAGATGGACGTCTCAAGCGGACTGATCCAAAAGGCAAATGCAACTCCAAAAATCAGTGATCTTTACTTGCAAAAGCCAGGAACGTTTGTGAATGGGATATATGAGGTGCACAAG AAAAACGtgttaaatgaacaaatcatTTCGTATGAGATAAAAGATAATACAGGGGAGATGGAGGTCTGGGTGTATGGACGACTGACCAAAGTCGACTGTGAGGAAGGCGATAAACTCAGACTTACCTGCTTTGAACTAAGTGACAATGTGAAGAAGCTGAGATCTGTAATTCACAGTTTCATGAAG GTCATCAAGTCCAGGAAGAACAAGAAACAACCACTCGATCCTGATTCACATATGGAACCCTCACCATGA